In Nicotiana tabacum cultivar K326 chromosome 17, ASM71507v2, whole genome shotgun sequence, one DNA window encodes the following:
- the LOC107828969 gene encoding DNA-directed RNA polymerases I and III subunit RPAC2 isoform X2 — MHYFWRIRHAPSHPLTFSENPSNIASQFRVLFLNLNLSFCSQRSIKSMEHGSFEDPSKATFSFTDEDHTLANAVRFTLNQDPRVTFCGYSIPHPSDARVNIRVQTTGVQVSDTGADLSRCKF; from the exons atgcactacttttggaggatccgacacgcaccaAGCCACCCACTTACATTTTCGGAGAATCCGAGCAACATAGCTTCTCAGTTCAGAGTTCTTTTTCTCAACCTAAATTTAAGCTTTTGCTCGCAGCGCAGCATCAAG TCAATGGAACACGGTTCATTTGAAGATCCATCAAAAGCAACATTCTCGTTCACAGATGAGGACCATACGCTGGCAAATGCTGTCCGATTCACTCTAAATCAAGA TCCCAGAGTAACATTCTGTGGTTACAGCATTCCACATCCCTCTGATGCTCGTGTAAACATAAGAGTTCAGACTACTG GGGTGCAGgtgtccgacacgggtgcggatctTTCAAgatgtaaattttaa